In a single window of the Chiloscyllium punctatum isolate Juve2018m chromosome 25, sChiPun1.3, whole genome shotgun sequence genome:
- the LOC140495764 gene encoding interferon-inducible GTPase 5-like has protein sequence MAQSSNSAFFNLKELKDLKAAYETDGLSAAVPLIQKKVNDLTNTELHIAVTGETGSGKSTFINVMRGLRDGDKGAAKTGPTETTMKPTSYPHPNLPTVIFWDLPGIGTTKFPANTYVKEMNLDKYDFFLILSDCRFRENDARLAKEIKKLRKKFYFIRSKIDNDRDSFHKQNKHFDKDKELDKIRKYCINSLKEQGIISPVFLISHFETNEFDFPELNDAIKSNLDDIKKHVFLLSLPNITLKIIEEKRKDLKNRIWMLATLSGAIGAVPLPGLSFVCDIGILVTAIIDFRIYLGLDDVSLQRLANTTGKPVSQLKAVVKTPLVGEINEQFVKKLLASTTYFTVSAIELSLDFVPIFGSIFGAASSFLMTYKFLHGVLDDLTENAKRVVQVAFDSDLH, from the coding sequence ATGGCTCAGTCTTCAAACTCTGCATTTTTCAATTTGAAGGAACTCAAAGATCTCAAGGCTGCttatgaaacagatgggctaagtGCTGCTGTGCCTCTGATACAGAAGAAGGTAAATGATCTGACAAACACAGAACTACATATTGCAGTGACAGGAGAAACAGGGTCAGGGAAATCCACCTTCATCAATGTGATGAGAGGACTTCGGGATGGTGATAAGGGAGCAGCTAAAACTGGGCCCACAGAAACCACAATGAAGCCAACCTCTTACCCACACCCTAACCTGCCGACTGTTATATTTTGGGACCTGCCAGGAATTGGGACGACAAAATTTCCAGCTAATACATATGTAAAGGAAATGAACCTTGATAAGTATGATTTCTTCCTCATTCTGTCAGACTGCCGTTTTCGAGAAAATGATGCTCGACTTGCCAAAGAAATTAAAAAGCTAAGGAAGAAATTCTACTTCATTCGATCTAAAATTGATAATGATCGTGACTCTTTTCATAAGCAAAATAAACATTTTGACAAAGATAAAGAGCTGGACAAAATCAGGAAATATTGTATCAACAGCTTGAAAGAGCAAGGAATTATATCACCTGTTTTCCTGATCTCACATTTTGAAACAAATGAGTTTGATTTTCCAGAATTAAATGATGCCATCAAAAGTAATCTTGATGACATAAAGAAGCATGTTTTCTTGTTGTCCCTTCCAAACATAACActgaagataatagaagagaagagaaaagaccTGAAGAATCGAATCTGGATGTTGGCCACACTTTCTGGTGCAATAGGAGCTGTTCCGCTTCCTGGCCTGTCCTTTGTTTGTGACATCGGGATACTGGTTACTGCAATTATAGATTTCCGTATTTATCTGGGTCTGGATGATGTCTCCCTTCAAAGGTTGGCAAACACAACAGGCAAACCTGTCAGTCAGCTGAAAGCTGTGGTGAAAACTCCCCTAGTGGGGGAAATAAATGAACAATTTGTGAAAAAATTGTTGGCAAGTACAACCTATTTCACCGTTTCAGCAATTGAGCTGAGTCTTGATTTTGTACCAATCTTTGGATCcatttttggagcagcttcatCATTTCTCATGACCTACAAATTTTTGCATGGTGTACTGGATGATCTTACAGAAAATGCAAAGAGAGTGGTACAGGTTGCATTTGACTCGGATCTTCATTGA